A genomic region of Trifolium pratense cultivar HEN17-A07 linkage group LG3, ARS_RC_1.1, whole genome shotgun sequence contains the following coding sequences:
- the LOC123916666 gene encoding zinc finger protein BRUTUS-like isoform X1: protein MATPLDCVGGGFAFLSNSTNKVDSSSSLNASLKCSKLDSPILIFLFFHKAIRNELDTLHRLAMAFATGNRSDIQPLFDRYHFLSSIYRHHSNAEDEVIFPALDRRVKNVAQTYSLEHKGESNLFDHLFELLNSSIKNDESFPRELASCTGALQTSVSQHLAKEEEQVFPLLIEKFSLEEQASLVWQFLCSIPVNMMAEFLPWLSTSISADESQDLRDFLIKIVPEERLLQKVVFTWMEGRSSVSTIQSSAIHSQVQCYSSPLTHQVGRVNCVCESTTTGKRKHSGSMLDVSDATRTHPIDEILLWHNAIKKELSEIAVETRRIQHSGDFTDISAFNDRLQFIADVCIFHSIAEDKVIFPAVDGEFSFFQEHAEEESQFNDFRCLIESILSEGASSNSEVEFYSKLCSHADHIMETIQRHFHNEEVQVLPLARMHFSFRKQCELLYQSLCMMPLKLIERVLPWLVGSLTEEEAKMFLRNMQFAAPATDSALVTLFSGWACKARNEGLCLSSGTSVCCPAQRLSDIEENIDQPSCVCITASSDRHCSVIFESDGNKRPVKRNTLKLNNGDVPKTSETESTQKQCCSPRSCCVPGLGVNSNNLGLGSISTAKSLRSLSFSSSAPYLNSSLFIWETENSSCDVGSAERPIDTIFKFHKAIRKDLEYLDVESGKLSDSDETIIRQFSGRFRLLWGLYRAHSNAEDDIVFPALESKEALHNVSHSYMLDHKQEEQLFEDISCVLSEFSVLHEALQLTHMAEDLSDSNFGTSDTNDSDDVKKYNELATKLQGMCKSIRVTLDQHIFREERELWPLFGKHFTVEEQDKIVGRIIGTTGAEVLQSMLPWVTSALTQDEQNKMMDTWKQATKNTMFNEWLNECWKESPVSIAPTETSHRSTSHKGSEYQECLNLNDQMFKPGWKDIFRMNQNELESEIRKVYRDSTLDPRRKAYLVQNLLTSRWIAAQQKSPKASSEGSSNGVEIEGHSPSFRDPGKLVFGCEHYKRNCKLRAACCGKLFTCRFCHDIVSDHSMDRKATSEMMCMRCLNIQPIGPICMTPSCNALSMAKYYCSICKFFDDERNVYHCPFCNLCRVGRGLGIDYFHCMKCNCCLGIKSSSHKCLEKGLEMNCPICCDDLFTSSATVRALPCGHYMHSACFQAYTSSHYTCPICSKSLGDMAVYFGMLDALLAAEELPEEYRNRHQDILCNDCDRKGTSRFHWLYHKCGSCGSYNTRLIKRETHSSSS, encoded by the exons ATGGCGACGCCATTGGATTGCGTAGGAGGAGGTTTCGCTTTTCTCTCCAATTCAACAAACAAAGTCgattcatcttcttctctcaaTGCTTCTTTAAAGTGCTCCAAACTCGACTCGCCaattttgatcttcttgttctTTCATAAAGCGATTCGGAATGAACTTGATACTTTACACCGATTAGCCATGGCATTCGCCACCGGTAATCGCTCCGATATTCAGCCACTCTTCGACCGTTACCATTTTCtcagctctatttatagacatcACTCCAATGCTGAAGATGAG GTGATTTTTCCAGCTCTAGACAGACGTGTGAAGAATGTAGCACAGACATATTCTCTTGAGCACAAGGGTGAAAGCAATCTTTTTGATCATCTATTTGAGCTGTTAAATTCTTCCATCAAGAATGATGAGAGTTTTCCAAGAGAATTAGCATCTTGCACTGGAGCTTTACAGACATCTGTTAGTCAACACTTGGCAAAGGAAGAGGAACAG GTATTTCCTCTGCTTATTGAGAAGTTCTCTCTTGAGGAACAAGCATCCTTAGTTTGGCAGTTTCTTTGCAGTATTCCTGTGAATATGATGGCAGAATTTCTTCCCTGGCTTTCAACATCTATATCAGCTGATGAATCTCAGGATTTACGAGATTTCTTAATCAAAATTGTGCCAGAGGAAAGGCTTCTTCAAAAG GTTGTTTTCACCTGGATGGAAGGGAGAAGTAGTGTTAGTACAATTCAAAGTAGTGCAATTCATTCTCAAGTTCAATGTTATTCTAGCCCATTAACCCATCAGGTTGGAAGAGTAAATTGTGTATGCGAGTCCACAACAACTGGAAAAAGGAAACATTCTGGATCTATGCTAGATGTTTCTGATGCCACCAGGACACATCCTATAGATGAGATATTGCTCTGGCATAATGCAATAAAAAAAGAGTTAAGTGAGATAGCAGTGGAGACCAGAAGAATACAACACTCTGGAGATTTTACCGACATATCAGCCTTTAATGACAGACTGCAATTCATTGCTGACGTTTGCATATTTCATAG TATTGCTGAGGACAAGGTTATTTTTCCAGCGGTAGATGGagaattttctttctttcaggAGCATGCTGAAGAAGAAAGCCAATTTAATGACTTTCGGTGTTTGATTGAAAGTATTCTAAGCGAAGGAGCATCATCTAATTCAGAAGTTGAATTTTATTCCAAGTTATGCTCACATGCTGATCATATAATGGAAACCATACAGAGGCATTTCCATAATGAAGAAGTTCAG GTTCTTCCACTTGCAAGAATGCACTTTAGCTTTAGAAAACAATGTGAACTTCTGTATCAAAGCTTATGCATGATGCCTCTGAAATTGATTGAGAGAGTCCTACCATGGTTGGTAGGATCTTTAACTGAAGAAGAAGCAAAGATGTTTCTGAGAAACATGCAATTTGCAG CTCCAGCAACAGATTCTGCTCTCGTCACACTCTTCAGTGGCTGGGCATGCAAGGCTCGTAATGAAGGCCTGTGTTTGTCTTCGGGCACATCAGTTTGCTGCCCTGCTCAAAGACTTTCTGATATTGAAGAAAATATTGATCAGCCATCCTGTGTTTGTATCACAGCATCATCTGACAGACATTGCTCAGTAATATTTGAGTCAGATGGCAACAAAAGACCAGTCAAGCGAAACACTTTGAAGTTGAACAATGGAGATGTACCTAAAACTTCAGAGACCGAAAGTACCCAGAAACAGTGCTGTAGTCCTCGGTCCTGTTGTGTGCCAGGTTTAGGAGTAAACAGTAACAATTTGGGGCTTGGTTCAATTTCTACAGCCAAGTCTCTACGCTCCTTGTCTTTCAGCTCTTCTGCTCCATATCTTAATTCCAGTCTTTTCATATGGGAAACAGAGAACAGCTCATGTGACGTTGGCTCTGCAGAAAGACCAATTGATACCATATTTAAATTCCATAAAGCTATACGTAAAGACTTAGAGTATCTAGATGTTGAGTCTGGAAAGCTGAGTGATAGTGACGAGACAATTATTCGGCAATTTAGTGGAAGATTTCGTCTTTTGTGGGGTTTATATAGAGCTCATAGTAATGCAGAAGATGATATAGTATTTCCAGCATTAGAATCCAAAGAGGCCCTTCACAATGTGAGCCATTCATACATGTTGGACCATAAGCAGGAAGAACAATTGTTTGAAGATATTTCTTGCGTTCTTTCTGAGTTTTCTGTCCTTCATGAAGCCTTGCAGTTGACCCATATGGCAGAGGATTTGAGTGATAGTAATTTTGGAACCTCTGATACCAATGACAGTGATGATGTCAAGAAGTATAACGAACTTGCAACAAAGCTTCAGGGGATGTGCAAATCCATAAGAGTGACCCTGGATCAGCATATTTTCAGGGAAGAGCGTGAACTGTGGCCATTGTTTGGAAAACATTTCACTGTGGAAGAACAAGATAAGATAGTAGGCCGGATAATTGGAACTACTGGTGCTGAAGTTCTCCAGTCAATGTTACCGTGGGTAACTTCTGCACTTACTCAGGATGAACAGAATAAAATGATGGATACATGGAAGCAGGCAACTAAGAATACTATGTTCAATGAATGGCTTAATGAATGCTGGAAAGAGAGTCCAGTATCTATAGCACCGACAGAAACATCACATCGTAGCACTTCTCATAAAG GATCTGAGTATCAGGAATGCTTGAACCTCAATGATCAAATGTTCAAGCCAGGTTGGAAAGACATTTTCCGGATGAATCAGAATGAACTTGAGTCTGAGATCCGGAAGGTTTATCGTGACTCAACTCTTGATCCAAGGAGAAAGGCTTATCTTGTGCAAAATCTTTTGACAAG TCGTTGGATAGCTGCCCAGCAGAAATCACCTAAAGCTTCATCTGAAGGATCATCTAATGGTGTCGAAATAGAAGGACACTCACCATCATTTCGGGACCCAGGGAAACTTGTATTTGGGTGTGAGCACTATAAGAGAAATTGCAAGCTTCGAGCTGCATGTTGTGGCAAGTTATTTACTTGCAGATTTTGTCATGACATTGTGAGCGATCACTCAATGGATAG AAAAGCAACATCGGAAATGATGTGTATGCGCTGCCTGAATATACAGCCAATTGGGCCTATATGCATGACACCTTCATGTAATGCACTTTCAATGGCAAAGTACTATTGCAGTATATGCAAATTTTTTGATGATGAAAG GAATGTATACCATTGCCCATTTTGTAATTTATGCCGTGTTGGGCGAGGGCTTGGGATTGATTATTTTCATTGCATGAAATGCAATTGCTGCCTGGGGATTAAATCGTCATCTCATAAATGCCTGGAGAAAGGTTTAGAAATGAACTGCCCAATTTGCTGTGACGACTTATTCACATCAAGTGCTACAGTCAGAGCTCTGCCTTGTGGTCACTACATGCATTCTGCTTGTTTTCAG GCATACACTAGTAGTCACTACACATGTCCAATCTGCAGCAAGTCATTGGGAGATATGGCg GTTTACTTTGGTATGCTCGATGCCTTATTGGCTGCAGAGGAGCTCCCTGAAGAGTATAGGAACCGTCATCAG GATATACTTTGCAATGACTGTGATCGAAAGGGCACCTCACGCTTCCATTGGCTGTATCACAAATGTGGATCTTGTGGCTCTTACAATACTCGGCTGATCAAGCGTGAGACACATTCCAGCAGCTCTTAG
- the LOC123916666 gene encoding zinc finger protein BRUTUS-like isoform X2: protein MMAEFLPWLSTSISADESQDLRDFLIKIVPEERLLQKVVFTWMEGRSSVSTIQSSAIHSQVQCYSSPLTHQVGRVNCVCESTTTGKRKHSGSMLDVSDATRTHPIDEILLWHNAIKKELSEIAVETRRIQHSGDFTDISAFNDRLQFIADVCIFHSIAEDKVIFPAVDGEFSFFQEHAEEESQFNDFRCLIESILSEGASSNSEVEFYSKLCSHADHIMETIQRHFHNEEVQVLPLARMHFSFRKQCELLYQSLCMMPLKLIERVLPWLVGSLTEEEAKMFLRNMQFAAPATDSALVTLFSGWACKARNEGLCLSSGTSVCCPAQRLSDIEENIDQPSCVCITASSDRHCSVIFESDGNKRPVKRNTLKLNNGDVPKTSETESTQKQCCSPRSCCVPGLGVNSNNLGLGSISTAKSLRSLSFSSSAPYLNSSLFIWETENSSCDVGSAERPIDTIFKFHKAIRKDLEYLDVESGKLSDSDETIIRQFSGRFRLLWGLYRAHSNAEDDIVFPALESKEALHNVSHSYMLDHKQEEQLFEDISCVLSEFSVLHEALQLTHMAEDLSDSNFGTSDTNDSDDVKKYNELATKLQGMCKSIRVTLDQHIFREERELWPLFGKHFTVEEQDKIVGRIIGTTGAEVLQSMLPWVTSALTQDEQNKMMDTWKQATKNTMFNEWLNECWKESPVSIAPTETSHRSTSHKGSEYQECLNLNDQMFKPGWKDIFRMNQNELESEIRKVYRDSTLDPRRKAYLVQNLLTSRWIAAQQKSPKASSEGSSNGVEIEGHSPSFRDPGKLVFGCEHYKRNCKLRAACCGKLFTCRFCHDIVSDHSMDRKATSEMMCMRCLNIQPIGPICMTPSCNALSMAKYYCSICKFFDDERNVYHCPFCNLCRVGRGLGIDYFHCMKCNCCLGIKSSSHKCLEKGLEMNCPICCDDLFTSSATVRALPCGHYMHSACFQAYTSSHYTCPICSKSLGDMAVYFGMLDALLAAEELPEEYRNRHQDILCNDCDRKGTSRFHWLYHKCGSCGSYNTRLIKRETHSSSS from the exons ATGATGGCAGAATTTCTTCCCTGGCTTTCAACATCTATATCAGCTGATGAATCTCAGGATTTACGAGATTTCTTAATCAAAATTGTGCCAGAGGAAAGGCTTCTTCAAAAG GTTGTTTTCACCTGGATGGAAGGGAGAAGTAGTGTTAGTACAATTCAAAGTAGTGCAATTCATTCTCAAGTTCAATGTTATTCTAGCCCATTAACCCATCAGGTTGGAAGAGTAAATTGTGTATGCGAGTCCACAACAACTGGAAAAAGGAAACATTCTGGATCTATGCTAGATGTTTCTGATGCCACCAGGACACATCCTATAGATGAGATATTGCTCTGGCATAATGCAATAAAAAAAGAGTTAAGTGAGATAGCAGTGGAGACCAGAAGAATACAACACTCTGGAGATTTTACCGACATATCAGCCTTTAATGACAGACTGCAATTCATTGCTGACGTTTGCATATTTCATAG TATTGCTGAGGACAAGGTTATTTTTCCAGCGGTAGATGGagaattttctttctttcaggAGCATGCTGAAGAAGAAAGCCAATTTAATGACTTTCGGTGTTTGATTGAAAGTATTCTAAGCGAAGGAGCATCATCTAATTCAGAAGTTGAATTTTATTCCAAGTTATGCTCACATGCTGATCATATAATGGAAACCATACAGAGGCATTTCCATAATGAAGAAGTTCAG GTTCTTCCACTTGCAAGAATGCACTTTAGCTTTAGAAAACAATGTGAACTTCTGTATCAAAGCTTATGCATGATGCCTCTGAAATTGATTGAGAGAGTCCTACCATGGTTGGTAGGATCTTTAACTGAAGAAGAAGCAAAGATGTTTCTGAGAAACATGCAATTTGCAG CTCCAGCAACAGATTCTGCTCTCGTCACACTCTTCAGTGGCTGGGCATGCAAGGCTCGTAATGAAGGCCTGTGTTTGTCTTCGGGCACATCAGTTTGCTGCCCTGCTCAAAGACTTTCTGATATTGAAGAAAATATTGATCAGCCATCCTGTGTTTGTATCACAGCATCATCTGACAGACATTGCTCAGTAATATTTGAGTCAGATGGCAACAAAAGACCAGTCAAGCGAAACACTTTGAAGTTGAACAATGGAGATGTACCTAAAACTTCAGAGACCGAAAGTACCCAGAAACAGTGCTGTAGTCCTCGGTCCTGTTGTGTGCCAGGTTTAGGAGTAAACAGTAACAATTTGGGGCTTGGTTCAATTTCTACAGCCAAGTCTCTACGCTCCTTGTCTTTCAGCTCTTCTGCTCCATATCTTAATTCCAGTCTTTTCATATGGGAAACAGAGAACAGCTCATGTGACGTTGGCTCTGCAGAAAGACCAATTGATACCATATTTAAATTCCATAAAGCTATACGTAAAGACTTAGAGTATCTAGATGTTGAGTCTGGAAAGCTGAGTGATAGTGACGAGACAATTATTCGGCAATTTAGTGGAAGATTTCGTCTTTTGTGGGGTTTATATAGAGCTCATAGTAATGCAGAAGATGATATAGTATTTCCAGCATTAGAATCCAAAGAGGCCCTTCACAATGTGAGCCATTCATACATGTTGGACCATAAGCAGGAAGAACAATTGTTTGAAGATATTTCTTGCGTTCTTTCTGAGTTTTCTGTCCTTCATGAAGCCTTGCAGTTGACCCATATGGCAGAGGATTTGAGTGATAGTAATTTTGGAACCTCTGATACCAATGACAGTGATGATGTCAAGAAGTATAACGAACTTGCAACAAAGCTTCAGGGGATGTGCAAATCCATAAGAGTGACCCTGGATCAGCATATTTTCAGGGAAGAGCGTGAACTGTGGCCATTGTTTGGAAAACATTTCACTGTGGAAGAACAAGATAAGATAGTAGGCCGGATAATTGGAACTACTGGTGCTGAAGTTCTCCAGTCAATGTTACCGTGGGTAACTTCTGCACTTACTCAGGATGAACAGAATAAAATGATGGATACATGGAAGCAGGCAACTAAGAATACTATGTTCAATGAATGGCTTAATGAATGCTGGAAAGAGAGTCCAGTATCTATAGCACCGACAGAAACATCACATCGTAGCACTTCTCATAAAG GATCTGAGTATCAGGAATGCTTGAACCTCAATGATCAAATGTTCAAGCCAGGTTGGAAAGACATTTTCCGGATGAATCAGAATGAACTTGAGTCTGAGATCCGGAAGGTTTATCGTGACTCAACTCTTGATCCAAGGAGAAAGGCTTATCTTGTGCAAAATCTTTTGACAAG TCGTTGGATAGCTGCCCAGCAGAAATCACCTAAAGCTTCATCTGAAGGATCATCTAATGGTGTCGAAATAGAAGGACACTCACCATCATTTCGGGACCCAGGGAAACTTGTATTTGGGTGTGAGCACTATAAGAGAAATTGCAAGCTTCGAGCTGCATGTTGTGGCAAGTTATTTACTTGCAGATTTTGTCATGACATTGTGAGCGATCACTCAATGGATAG AAAAGCAACATCGGAAATGATGTGTATGCGCTGCCTGAATATACAGCCAATTGGGCCTATATGCATGACACCTTCATGTAATGCACTTTCAATGGCAAAGTACTATTGCAGTATATGCAAATTTTTTGATGATGAAAG GAATGTATACCATTGCCCATTTTGTAATTTATGCCGTGTTGGGCGAGGGCTTGGGATTGATTATTTTCATTGCATGAAATGCAATTGCTGCCTGGGGATTAAATCGTCATCTCATAAATGCCTGGAGAAAGGTTTAGAAATGAACTGCCCAATTTGCTGTGACGACTTATTCACATCAAGTGCTACAGTCAGAGCTCTGCCTTGTGGTCACTACATGCATTCTGCTTGTTTTCAG GCATACACTAGTAGTCACTACACATGTCCAATCTGCAGCAAGTCATTGGGAGATATGGCg GTTTACTTTGGTATGCTCGATGCCTTATTGGCTGCAGAGGAGCTCCCTGAAGAGTATAGGAACCGTCATCAG GATATACTTTGCAATGACTGTGATCGAAAGGGCACCTCACGCTTCCATTGGCTGTATCACAAATGTGGATCTTGTGGCTCTTACAATACTCGGCTGATCAAGCGTGAGACACATTCCAGCAGCTCTTAG